The sequence TCCGGACTCGtccatttattttttagaaatttctaCTCTACACAATAAAGTAAACTCTTCggttttcgtttttgtttttctttccccCCTCTCTTCCCCGTTTCCACTTGAAAGAAGCTCATCTCAAAAGTAAAGTCTCCGTCACCGTCGGTATCTGGGCTTAACCAAGACCAACGGCATGAGTGGTAACGACGACTACGTGACTAGCGATGACGACAATGACGCCGAAAAGAAATACGCCCGGCCAGTCTTTGTTAGAAAAAGCAAGAGAGAAGTCCAGGCCAAGAGCCTCGAAGGCGTAGGCCATCTTGGTGACACGCCCGTGAAGCAAACGCAGCGCCATGGCGAAGAGAAACAGAAACCTACTATACGGCTGGTGCCGGTGGCTATGGAGAGACCGCAGAACCggccaaaaaagaaacgacaACGCACAAGTCCGGCGAGTCATGGCAGTGCGCTTTTCGAGTACGGTGAAAGCATAGCGGGTTACAAGTGTGTCACCACTGAGAGCGAGAGGGACCGCctgaaacagaaaagagAGATCGAGATCGAGAACGAGGGCGAAAGCGCAAGCGAGGGCGAGGGCGAGGACGAGATAGATGCCTCTGCCTTCGACCAGGCTAAAATCACCGAGACTGAAGCTGAAACAGAACGAGCCATCCGCCAGTACTGGCGCCGGCCCAAAGGCGAGCCAACCGTGCTGCCGCTGCCAGGCACACCGACGCTGGCGGCCGCCAGCGTCGACCAGATCAGCGAGCGCAGCGTAGAACGGTTCTATGCGATGAGCATCCCGCTGGTGGCAGCTAACCGCATAGAGCTTCTCCGCCGCGATAGAATCCGGTGGCACCCGGATAAGCACCGCCATCACCAGGCCAAGGTCACAAAACTGTTTCAACTCGTCAATGGCCTGTGGGAGCGAGAGCAAGAACTGCAGCAGGCGCGCCACCGCCGGCCGGAGGCCTAGGCCTCCGAATGTGCTGGAATACACAGTGTTCCTGGTACCTGGTGCCTGGATCTCGTGGCCGCGGCATCAAGAAAacactttcttttccagaTCGGGCAACGTAATAGGCCcgcaaaaagaaacgggTGTGCGGTGTTGACGTTTTGCCGCTTTTGGCTAGGCAAGTCTCTCTGTACGGCCAAGCCCGGATCGGGcggaaaaagaaagcagccaaaaatctttttctttcttttttcacttcGGACCTCCTGATTCGGGTATATAACCGAACGCCATTTGGAGAGTTTGGTTCTCGAGACTTTGGCATGTCCTAAATCACATCTTGACACAGACTATCAAACTGCAAATCTACGCTCATTTCCCCTGCAactaagaaaaaacaaaagtaCGACCGCACATCCTCTAGTGTATTCATTCCTTAACCTTCGTTATTTTCTATTCATTCattcatttctttatttgaATATAACCAACTATTAGTCCTTCCTTTAAACTAAATTAAACTATACCCTCTTTTTGTACACACTATGAAGTTGTCTGCTCTATTAGCTCTATCGGCATCCACCGCCGTCATGGCCGCTCCTGCTGTGCGCCACAACGATAACCACCACCATAACGATAAGCGTGCCGTGGTTACCGTCACCCAGTTTGTTAACGCGGACGGTGCTGTTGTTATCCCAGCTGCCTCCACTGGCGCTGCTGCGACTGCCACCGCAGTCGCCTCTAACACTGAGGTTAAGGTCGAGTCTGCCGCTACCACCGCTGCAGGTACCACCACCTTGTCCTCTGCCGCTGCCGCTGCCTCTTCTGcctcctcttcctcctcctccgTTGGCTCTGCTGACTTCGAAGACGGTACCATCTCCTGTTCCGATTTCCCATCTGCACACGGTGCTCTCTCCTTGGACTGGGTGGGTCTAGGCGGTTGGGCTTCCATCATGGACTTGGACGGTAACACTGCCACTTCTTGTCAAGATGGCTTCTACTGTTCTTACGCCTGCTCCCCAGGCTCTGCCAAGACCCAATGGCCTTCCGAGCAGCCTACAGACGGTAGATCCGTTGGTGGGTTGTACTGTAAGAACGGTAAGCTGTACCGTTCCAacaccaacaccaacaGCTTGTGTGAAGAAGGCCAAGGTTCTGCCCAAGCCGTCAACCAAGTCTCCGGGTCCATCGCTATTTGCGGTACCGATTACCCAGGTTCCGAAAATATGGTCGTCCCCACTGTCGTTGGCGCCGGTTCCACCGAACCCATCAACGTCATCAAGGAAGACTCCTACTACCAATGGCAAGGCAAGAAGACCTCTGCTCAATACTACGTCAACAACGCTGGTGTTTCTGTAGAGGACGGTTGTATCTGGGGTACCGATGGCYCCGGTGTCGGTAACTGGGCCCCAGTCGTCTTGGGTGCTGGTTACACCAACGGTATCACTTACTTGTCCATCATTCCTAAcccaaacaacaaagaagCTCCAAACTTCAACGTCAAGATCGAAGCCACCTCCGGTTCTACCATCAACGGTGCTTGTTCTTACGAAAACGGTGTGTACACTGGTTCTGGCTCTGACGGTTGTACCGTTTCTGTCACCTCCGGTTCTGCCAACTTTGTCTTCTACTAAGCTTTCACGCTACGTAAGTAGGCCTTTTGCGCCACTTTTGCTAGTATTTTTCCTCCTCCGTCCCCTTTatgtttcattttcattagtTCGTTTTTCTCacaatataaaaaaacaaagtcCTTTGTACtattcttttatttcatcactttctcttttctaaGATACCACtagatattatta is a genomic window of Saccharomyces eubayanus strain FM1318 chromosome XI, whole genome shotgun sequence containing:
- the UTH1 gene encoding SUN family protein UTH1, with amino-acid sequence MKLSALLALSASTAVMAAPAVRHNDNHHHNDKRAVVTVTQFVNADGAVVIPAASTGAAATATAVASNTEVKVESAATTAAGTTTLSSAAAAASSASSSSSSVGSADFEDGTISCSDFPSAHGALSLDWVGLGGWASIMDLDGNTATSCQDGFYCSYACSPGSAKTQWPSEQPTDGRSVGGLYCKNGKLYRSNTNTNSLCEEGQGSAQAVNQVSGSIAICGTDYPGSENMVVPTVVGAGSTEPINVIKEDSYYQWQGKKTSAQYYVNNAGVSVEDGCIWGTDGXGVGNWAPVVLGAGYTNGITYLSIIPNPNNKEAPNFNVKIEATSGSTINGACSYENGVYTGSGSDGCTVSVTSGSANFVFY